The following coding sequences lie in one Vanessa atalanta chromosome 1, ilVanAtal1.2, whole genome shotgun sequence genomic window:
- the LOC125064251 gene encoding 28S ribosomal protein S31, mitochondrial: MLSRLRIKRDIKYFVRCLSDKPPSDHDGKISEIKTKDSKEQNKSTESSTEKIQALLKLMMSEPKISESEYREKFATAPERQKKHKPDVLEVKMEKIEESITKAASDVAQAIGGDVKQTEAELLSKVLGKINQTSTSLSDLIVGMKVDRSKDSDETVTKETRGQQVKRLMKPREGTEDIRYSQRKEKTTFEKKRSMPQPISMDIFSGEPLGIFKTKQENYGTKLEVWDHLSQRELLLATSQPPANYFQKMIQWTEQGKVWKFPIDNEQGIEEEQNVHFSEHIFLDAHLEGWCPTKGPIRHFMELVCVGLSKNAFYTVKEKQDHIMWYKEYFESKQDILKDIGVWETQSTSEAST; the protein is encoded by the exons atgctTTCCAG gttaagaATTAAacgagatataaaatatttcgtgcGGTGTTTATCCGATAAACCTCCTTCAGATCACGATGGTAAAATATCAGAAATTAAAACTAAAGATAgcaaagaacaaaataaatcgaCTGAATCTAGTACTGAAAAGATTCAAGCCCTTCTGAAACTGATGATGTCTGAGCCTAAAATATCCGAAAGTGAATACAGAGAAAAGTTTGCTACAGCACCGGAAAGACAGAAAAAGCATAAGCCTGATGTATTAGAAGTTAAAATGGAGAAGATTG aggaaAGCATCACCAAAGCGGCAAGTGATGTTGCTCAAGCCATTGGAGGAGATGTTAAGCAGACAGAAGCTGAATTACTATCTAAAGTTCTTGGGAAAATAAACCAAACTTCTACATCCCtcag tGATTTAATAGTGGGAATGAAAGTAGACAGGTCAAAAGACAGTGATGAAACTGTAACAAAAGAAACAAGAGGGCAACAAGTAAAACGCTTGATGAAGCCAAGAGAAGGCACAGAAGACATTCGATACTCCCAAAGAAAAGAGAAAACAACATTTGAAAAGAAAAGAAG CATGCCTCAACCCATTTCAATGGACATCTTCAGTGGTGAACCACTTGGTATATTCAAAACGAAACAAGAGAACTATGGAACCAAGTTGGAAGTTTGGGATCACTTGAGCCAAAGAGAGCTCTTGTTGGCTACTTCACAACCACCTGCCAATTATTTCCAGAAGATGATCCAGTGGACTGAGCAGGGAAAAGTTTGGAAGTTTCCTATAGATAATGAACAag gaATAGAGGAAGAACAAAATGTCCACTTTTCTGAGCATATATTCCTTGATGCACATTTGGAAGGTTGGTGCCCAACTAAGGGTCCAATCCGTCACTTCATGGAACTTGTGTGTGTGGGACTTTCAAAAAATGCATTTTACACAGTTAAAGAAAAACAGGATCACATTATGTGGTACAAAGAGTATTTTGAATCTAAACAGGATATTCTTAAAGATATTGGTGTGTGGGAAACTCAATCGACCAGTGAAGCTTCTACGTaa
- the LOC125067019 gene encoding uncharacterized protein LOC125067019 isoform X1 — translation MDGERKINLGEGVPLNSAGAANIFLNTGKNKKVNDGTVIHLKTEKPADVGVHINTTFSIASSKKIKLLFIFNFLLSVICMVISCSIAFYYWNEMISMRRQLDDLREQFLIQNLRDGVLNQDKTVQSPLISNLRPHLGKGPEVVREGRMDYRRSEISPNARKYFVEDLGEDMLLVDSSKKNPSHDLEPIYDLSVFQKEPLVVQFNGAMRELNIGTQSLIGPWVRDVEVSTKNSESKIELNTNYFTVKESGLYIVYAQVVYLTHAPNCYFVWARQPAQEPRLLTTCATGDDSSSRPLNKSQISCSVQTVARLYKGDTVNIAQREQNRTLWLRPGYTYFGFVKLSS, via the exons atGGACggcgaaagaaaaataaatctagGTGAAGGGGTCCCATTGAATTCGGCAGGTGCagcgaatatttttttgaacacGGGTAAAAATAAGAAAGTAAACGACGGGACTGTTATTCATCTGAAAACAG agaagCCGGCGGACGTCGGTGTTCATATAAATACGACATTTTCTATAGCGTCTTCCAAGAAAATAAAGCTATTGTTTATATTCAACTTTTTACTCAGTGTAATATGTATGGTAATAAGCTGTTCCATTGCATTCTATTACTGGAACGAAATGATTTCGATGCGAAGGCAACTGGACGACTTAAGAGAACAATTTCTGATACAGAACCTAAGAGACGGAGTTCTAAATCAAGATAAGACTGTTCAGAGCCCGCTGATCTCGAATTTGAGGCCTCATCTTGGCAAAGGACCAGAGGTAGTACGTGAAGGTCGAATGGACTATCGTAGAAGTGAAATATCACCAAACGCGAGAAAGTACTTTGTTGAAGATCTTGGTGAAGATATGCTACTGGTAGACTCCAGTAAAAAAAATCCTAGTCATGATTTAGAACCAATATATGATTTGTCTGTCTTCCAAAAAG AACCTCTAGTCGTACAGTTCAATGGTGCTATGAGAGAATTAAACATTGGGACTCAAT CATTAATTGGGCCATGGGTTCGTGACGTCGAAGTCTCTACAAAGAACAGTGAATCAAAAATTGAACTGAACACTAATTATTTTACCGTTAAAGAGAGTGGGCTGTATATAGTCTATGCTCAG GTGGTATATTTGACGCATGCTCCAAACTGCTACTTTGTCTGGGCCAGACAACCTGCACAGGAGCCACGATTACTAACTACTTGTGCTACTGGTGATGACTCCAGCTCCAGACCTCTAAATAAATCCCAAATCTCCTGTTCAGTTCAAACTGTTGCCAGATTATACAAAGGGGACACAGTAAACATTGCTCAGCGAGAACAAAACAGGACACTGTGGCTCCGTCCAGGTTACACATACTTTGGTTTTGTTAAACTTAGTTCCTAA
- the LOC125067019 gene encoding uncharacterized protein LOC125067019 isoform X3, which translates to MVISCSIAFYYWNEMISMRRQLDDLREQFLIQNLRDGVLNQDKTVQSPLISNLRPHLGKGPEVVREGRMDYRRSEISPNARKYFVEDLGEDMLLVDSSKKNPSHDLEPIYDLSVFQKEPLVVQFNGAMRELNIGTQSLIGPWVRDVEVSTKNSESKIELNTNYFTVKESGLYIVYAQVVYLTHAPNCYFVWARQPAQEPRLLTTCATGDDSSSRPLNKSQISCSVQTVARLYKGDTVNIAQREQNRTLWLRPGYTYFGFVKLSS; encoded by the exons ATGGTAATAAGCTGTTCCATTGCATTCTATTACTGGAACGAAATGATTTCGATGCGAAGGCAACTGGACGACTTAAGAGAACAATTTCTGATACAGAACCTAAGAGACGGAGTTCTAAATCAAGATAAGACTGTTCAGAGCCCGCTGATCTCGAATTTGAGGCCTCATCTTGGCAAAGGACCAGAGGTAGTACGTGAAGGTCGAATGGACTATCGTAGAAGTGAAATATCACCAAACGCGAGAAAGTACTTTGTTGAAGATCTTGGTGAAGATATGCTACTGGTAGACTCCAGTAAAAAAAATCCTAGTCATGATTTAGAACCAATATATGATTTGTCTGTCTTCCAAAAAG AACCTCTAGTCGTACAGTTCAATGGTGCTATGAGAGAATTAAACATTGGGACTCAAT CATTAATTGGGCCATGGGTTCGTGACGTCGAAGTCTCTACAAAGAACAGTGAATCAAAAATTGAACTGAACACTAATTATTTTACCGTTAAAGAGAGTGGGCTGTATATAGTCTATGCTCAG GTGGTATATTTGACGCATGCTCCAAACTGCTACTTTGTCTGGGCCAGACAACCTGCACAGGAGCCACGATTACTAACTACTTGTGCTACTGGTGATGACTCCAGCTCCAGACCTCTAAATAAATCCCAAATCTCCTGTTCAGTTCAAACTGTTGCCAGATTATACAAAGGGGACACAGTAAACATTGCTCAGCGAGAACAAAACAGGACACTGTGGCTCCGTCCAGGTTACACATACTTTGGTTTTGTTAAACTTAGTTCCTAA
- the LOC125067019 gene encoding uncharacterized protein LOC125067019 isoform X2 — protein sequence MDGERKINLGEGVPLNSAGAANIFLNTEKPADVGVHINTTFSIASSKKIKLLFIFNFLLSVICMVISCSIAFYYWNEMISMRRQLDDLREQFLIQNLRDGVLNQDKTVQSPLISNLRPHLGKGPEVVREGRMDYRRSEISPNARKYFVEDLGEDMLLVDSSKKNPSHDLEPIYDLSVFQKEPLVVQFNGAMRELNIGTQSLIGPWVRDVEVSTKNSESKIELNTNYFTVKESGLYIVYAQVVYLTHAPNCYFVWARQPAQEPRLLTTCATGDDSSSRPLNKSQISCSVQTVARLYKGDTVNIAQREQNRTLWLRPGYTYFGFVKLSS from the exons atGGACggcgaaagaaaaataaatctagGTGAAGGGGTCCCATTGAATTCGGCAGGTGCagcgaatatttttttgaacacGG agaagCCGGCGGACGTCGGTGTTCATATAAATACGACATTTTCTATAGCGTCTTCCAAGAAAATAAAGCTATTGTTTATATTCAACTTTTTACTCAGTGTAATATGTATGGTAATAAGCTGTTCCATTGCATTCTATTACTGGAACGAAATGATTTCGATGCGAAGGCAACTGGACGACTTAAGAGAACAATTTCTGATACAGAACCTAAGAGACGGAGTTCTAAATCAAGATAAGACTGTTCAGAGCCCGCTGATCTCGAATTTGAGGCCTCATCTTGGCAAAGGACCAGAGGTAGTACGTGAAGGTCGAATGGACTATCGTAGAAGTGAAATATCACCAAACGCGAGAAAGTACTTTGTTGAAGATCTTGGTGAAGATATGCTACTGGTAGACTCCAGTAAAAAAAATCCTAGTCATGATTTAGAACCAATATATGATTTGTCTGTCTTCCAAAAAG AACCTCTAGTCGTACAGTTCAATGGTGCTATGAGAGAATTAAACATTGGGACTCAAT CATTAATTGGGCCATGGGTTCGTGACGTCGAAGTCTCTACAAAGAACAGTGAATCAAAAATTGAACTGAACACTAATTATTTTACCGTTAAAGAGAGTGGGCTGTATATAGTCTATGCTCAG GTGGTATATTTGACGCATGCTCCAAACTGCTACTTTGTCTGGGCCAGACAACCTGCACAGGAGCCACGATTACTAACTACTTGTGCTACTGGTGATGACTCCAGCTCCAGACCTCTAAATAAATCCCAAATCTCCTGTTCAGTTCAAACTGTTGCCAGATTATACAAAGGGGACACAGTAAACATTGCTCAGCGAGAACAAAACAGGACACTGTGGCTCCGTCCAGGTTACACATACTTTGGTTTTGTTAAACTTAGTTCCTAA